A genomic segment from Syntrophotalea acetylenivorans encodes:
- a CDS encoding lipid-binding SYLF domain-containing protein codes for MVFKSARSIEGLIKGKYTLGVDAAVAAGPVGRRVEGATDIALKAEILSYSRSRGFFAGVSLEGSALQIDDEANAKYYQQSYVRANDVLYGPVFAASPSAGRLREILAIYSTPPAR; via the coding sequence CTGGTATTTAAGAGCGCTCGCAGCATCGAAGGGCTGATCAAGGGCAAATACACCCTGGGTGTCGATGCAGCGGTGGCTGCCGGCCCTGTCGGGCGGCGAGTGGAAGGGGCGACGGATATCGCGCTTAAGGCCGAGATTCTCTCCTATTCCCGCAGCCGCGGCTTTTTTGCCGGTGTCTCCCTGGAAGGCTCGGCCTTGCAGATCGATGACGAAGCTAACGCCAAATACTATCAACAATCATATGTGCGGGCCAACGATGTTCTCTACGGGCCGGTATTCGCTGCGTCCCCGTCAGCCGGTCGTCTGCGTGAGATCCTGGCGATCTATTCCACGCCCCCTGCTCGTTAG
- a CDS encoding UbiA-like polyprenyltransferase codes for MICSVYQKIRALLEMVRFSHTIFAFPFALMSVVLASRMAGVLPSAGQLIWICLALVGARTGAMAFNRLIDARIDAANPRTANRHLPAGRVTSLEAVLLAGGGFALLLLAAWQLNPLCLFLAPVAIGLLLFYSYCKRFTSLSHMVLGVCLAAAPVGAWVALRGSLEWSPAILGLAVLCWVAGFDIFYALQDEEFDRSRGLHSIPARLGAQRAIILARLLHGLMVLLLLFLAFIASLGGLYLGGVLLVAGLLGYEHRLVRADDLSRLNTAFFTMNGYVSVSIFVFTLIDVALTWN; via the coding sequence ATGATCTGTTCTGTATATCAAAAAATCCGCGCTTTGCTGGAGATGGTTCGTTTTTCCCATACGATTTTCGCCTTTCCTTTTGCCTTGATGTCTGTGGTGCTGGCTTCTCGTATGGCGGGTGTGTTGCCATCCGCTGGCCAGTTGATCTGGATTTGTCTTGCGCTAGTCGGGGCGCGTACCGGGGCCATGGCCTTCAATCGTCTGATTGACGCCCGTATCGATGCCGCCAATCCCCGTACAGCTAATCGACATTTGCCAGCTGGCCGGGTGACCAGTCTCGAGGCGGTGTTGCTGGCCGGGGGCGGTTTTGCCTTGCTGTTGCTGGCTGCCTGGCAGCTTAATCCTCTCTGTCTGTTCCTGGCGCCAGTGGCGATCGGGCTGCTTCTGTTCTACTCTTACTGCAAACGTTTCACATCCTTGTCCCACATGGTGCTGGGGGTCTGCCTGGCGGCGGCTCCCGTGGGAGCCTGGGTTGCTCTGCGGGGTTCTTTGGAGTGGTCGCCCGCGATTCTCGGTCTGGCGGTGCTCTGCTGGGTGGCGGGGTTCGATATCTTTTATGCTTTGCAGGATGAGGAATTCGATCGCTCCCGGGGGCTGCATTCGATACCGGCTCGTCTCGGGGCGCAACGAGCCATTATTCTGGCCAGGCTGCTCCATGGCCTGATGGTTTTGTTGTTGCTGTTCCTGGCCTTTATCGCGTCCTTGGGGGGGCTCTACCTCGGTGGCGTGCTGTTGGTAGCAGGATTGCTGGGCTATGAGCATCGCCTGGTACGGGCCGACGATCTGAGTCGCCTTAATACGGCATTTTTCACTATGAACGGTTATGTCAGTGTAAGTATTTTTGTGTTTACCCTGATCGATGTTGCTCTGACCTGGAATTGA
- a CDS encoding tetratricopeptide repeat protein — protein sequence MQCPRCQAIVSEQARFCDQCGVRLVNDVEGLHEKALDLYHRGKIDEALALWTDAVTQQPDFSRGHYHRGMALYDQGDLGEAVAAFRQALQGSNEPFRVLFKLGMAQYGLGDLAGSITSYQQALELNPGSAETLYRLGLAHLRRSDLQGARQALDAAISLNPKYTRALFILGMVYSQQGDNRQAIEQFRQVVAASPAYTAATFELGMALHRERDLKEAAATFEQAVDHSPRFAPAHYMLGETRHQLGDQAGAAAAYRQALEINPKDFACWLKLAECCLHLGCLGETRQALDEALALQPKNPDVLALERRFKERCDRGE from the coding sequence ATGCAATGTCCCCGTTGTCAGGCCATCGTTTCCGAGCAAGCCAGGTTTTGCGATCAGTGCGGCGTCCGATTAGTCAACGATGTCGAGGGGTTGCATGAAAAGGCTCTCGATCTTTATCATCGCGGCAAGATCGATGAAGCTCTCGCCTTATGGACCGATGCCGTAACGCAGCAGCCCGATTTTAGCAGGGGTCATTACCATCGGGGTATGGCCCTCTATGATCAAGGCGATCTCGGCGAGGCGGTAGCCGCTTTTCGCCAGGCTCTGCAGGGCAGCAACGAACCCTTTCGTGTGCTGTTCAAACTGGGCATGGCCCAGTACGGCCTCGGTGATCTGGCCGGTAGTATCACCAGCTACCAGCAGGCCCTGGAGTTGAATCCGGGCAGCGCCGAGACCCTTTACCGTCTTGGCCTGGCTCATCTGCGCCGCTCCGATCTGCAAGGCGCTCGTCAGGCCCTTGATGCGGCCATCTCCCTCAATCCCAAGTACACGCGGGCCCTGTTCATCCTCGGTATGGTTTACTCCCAGCAGGGTGACAATCGACAGGCCATCGAACAGTTTCGCCAGGTGGTGGCAGCCAGTCCCGCCTATACGGCGGCAACCTTTGAGCTCGGCATGGCCCTTCATCGGGAGCGGGATCTGAAGGAAGCGGCCGCTACCTTTGAGCAGGCCGTCGATCACAGCCCGCGTTTTGCCCCGGCCCATTACATGCTCGGCGAAACCCGCCATCAGTTGGGGGATCAGGCCGGTGCGGCCGCGGCGTACCGGCAGGCGTTGGAAATCAACCCCAAGGACTTCGCTTGTTGGCTGAAACTGGCGGAGTGCTGCCTGCATCTCGGCTGCCTTGGGGAAACTCGACAGGCTTTGGACGAGGCCTTGGCCCTGCAGCCGAAAAATCCGGATGTGCTGGCGTTGGAGAGGCGTTTTAAGGAGCGTTGCGATAGGGGAGAGTAG
- a CDS encoding hydantoinase/oxoprolinase family protein, with protein sequence MSQNQQTTRLLGVDTGGTFTDLVLLDGNEVRTYKLPSTPDDPSRAVLEGVRHLLGDDQGLVFHGSTVATNALLEGKGAKVALVTTAGFGDLLQIGRQNRGQLYALQPAGRTSLVPADWVVEVQERILADGTVEQELRESEIERVVMEVKATDCESAALCLLHSYANPEHEARLARALLAAGCQVSASHQVLPEYREFERASTTAVNAAVSPVMSRYLERLQAGLGKRPLRIMQSNGGAIMAGTAGSEAVRTILSGPAGGMVGAFAAARAAGCEQIITFDMGGTSTDVGLCDGRIPLTSETVIADWPVKVPMIDIHTVGAGGGSIARIDAGGALRVGPESAGADPGPVCYGQGERVTVTDANLYLGRLRPDLFLGGRMPLAVDRCRKAVEELAAPTGLSPQRLAEGIIEVAEETMAGALRVVSVAQGHDPRDFTLLPFGGAGGLHACALAEMLAMKRILIPAHPGLLSAVGLVLADVIRDYSRSVLCPGNVTQAVLAELFHPLEQQAIAEMGAEDICGDDLQLEPSLDMRYRGQSFEITVPLAGDFCRTFHERYQHLYGYRDEKRELEIVTLRLRALGRGPRPDLQHGLCGPGDFTPLVIEPLVVNGEEHLCPVYQRNALPCGAAFSGPALIVEETATHLVNPGWQVRVDDKANLLLEREDA encoded by the coding sequence ATGTCTCAAAATCAACAAACCACCCGCCTGCTAGGCGTCGACACCGGCGGCACCTTTACCGACCTGGTACTCCTCGACGGCAACGAGGTGCGAACTTACAAACTCCCTTCAACCCCCGATGATCCGTCCCGGGCAGTGCTCGAAGGAGTTCGCCATCTGTTGGGTGATGATCAGGGGCTGGTTTTTCACGGCTCGACGGTGGCGACCAACGCCCTGTTGGAAGGTAAGGGGGCGAAGGTGGCTCTGGTGACCACCGCCGGGTTTGGTGACCTGCTGCAGATCGGTCGTCAGAATCGGGGGCAGCTCTATGCCCTGCAGCCTGCCGGGCGTACGAGCCTGGTGCCGGCCGATTGGGTGGTGGAGGTGCAGGAGCGGATTCTGGCGGACGGTACGGTTGAGCAGGAACTGAGGGAATCCGAGATTGAAAGAGTAGTCATGGAGGTCAAGGCGACGGATTGCGAGTCGGCGGCTCTCTGCCTGTTGCACTCCTATGCTAACCCGGAGCACGAGGCACGGTTGGCTCGAGCTCTGCTGGCCGCAGGCTGCCAGGTGTCGGCTTCCCATCAGGTGTTGCCGGAATATCGGGAATTCGAACGGGCCTCGACCACGGCGGTGAATGCCGCTGTGTCGCCGGTAATGAGCCGTTATCTTGAACGTTTGCAGGCCGGACTCGGTAAGCGGCCGCTACGTATCATGCAGAGCAACGGTGGCGCCATTATGGCCGGAACTGCAGGCAGTGAGGCGGTGCGCACCATTCTGTCCGGTCCTGCCGGGGGGATGGTTGGCGCTTTTGCCGCGGCCCGGGCGGCCGGCTGCGAGCAAATCATCACCTTTGATATGGGCGGCACCAGTACCGACGTCGGTCTCTGCGATGGCCGTATCCCCTTGACCTCCGAAACGGTCATTGCAGATTGGCCGGTCAAGGTACCGATGATCGATATTCACACGGTCGGTGCGGGAGGCGGGTCCATTGCCCGGATCGATGCCGGCGGCGCACTGCGGGTCGGCCCGGAAAGCGCCGGAGCTGACCCCGGCCCGGTCTGTTACGGTCAGGGCGAGCGAGTGACTGTAACCGACGCCAATCTTTACCTGGGGCGGCTACGTCCGGACCTTTTCCTCGGGGGGCGTATGCCCCTGGCGGTGGACCGGTGCCGGAAAGCGGTGGAAGAGTTGGCTGCGCCGACCGGTCTATCACCCCAGCGCCTGGCTGAAGGCATTATCGAGGTGGCTGAAGAGACCATGGCCGGTGCCCTGCGAGTGGTCTCTGTAGCTCAAGGCCATGACCCTCGGGATTTTACCTTGCTACCCTTTGGGGGCGCCGGCGGCTTGCATGCCTGCGCTCTGGCTGAGATGCTGGCCATGAAGCGGATTCTGATACCGGCCCATCCCGGCCTGCTGTCGGCCGTGGGACTGGTGCTCGCCGACGTGATTCGCGACTATTCCCGTTCGGTGCTGTGTCCGGGAAACGTAACGCAAGCAGTGCTGGCAGAACTGTTTCATCCTCTGGAACAGCAGGCCATTGCCGAGATGGGCGCCGAGGACATTTGCGGGGATGACCTGCAGCTTGAACCCTCCCTCGATATGCGTTACCGGGGCCAATCCTTTGAGATCACCGTGCCTCTGGCGGGAGATTTTTGTCGCACCTTTCACGAGCGTTATCAACACCTCTACGGATATAGGGACGAAAAACGGGAACTGGAGATCGTCACCCTGCGCTTACGGGCTCTCGGTCGCGGCCCCCGTCCCGATCTACAGCACGGTTTATGCGGCCCCGGGGATTTTACACCGTTGGTGATTGAACCGCTGGTAGTGAACGGGGAAGAACATCTCTGCCCGGTCTATCAGCGAAACGCCTTGCCTTGCGGTGCTGCCTTTTCCGGTCCGGCTCTGATCGTCGAGGAGACCGCCACCCATCTGGTTAACCCCGGCTGGCAAGTGCGGGTGGATGATAAGGCTAATTTGCTTCTGGAAAGGGAGGACGCATGA
- a CDS encoding Slp family lipoprotein: MNRSGYVLGLLLFLLTLGGCGSVLSKDALYGVNYEVDYAQLKASPQTYTGKTVIVGGMILENELNNAGTTLEILKYTLDNRDEPQNPDEVNGRFLARTSQLLDPSIYKDGRLVTLVATLKGVESRPLQKISYSYPVFEIVELYLVPERKSEWPGYYPHYYDPWPYWHRYPYWYRHPYWW; encoded by the coding sequence ATGAACAGATCAGGTTATGTTCTCGGGTTGCTACTGTTCCTTCTGACCCTGGGCGGTTGTGGGTCGGTATTATCCAAAGATGCTTTGTACGGCGTCAACTACGAAGTGGATTATGCCCAGCTTAAAGCTTCGCCGCAGACCTATACGGGTAAGACGGTTATCGTCGGCGGCATGATCCTGGAAAACGAGCTGAACAACGCCGGTACCACCCTGGAAATCCTTAAGTACACCCTGGACAATCGCGACGAGCCCCAGAATCCCGACGAAGTTAACGGACGATTCCTGGCTCGCACCAGCCAACTGCTCGATCCGAGTATCTACAAGGATGGTCGCCTGGTGACTTTGGTCGCGACATTAAAGGGTGTAGAATCCCGTCCTTTGCAGAAAATCAGTTATAGCTATCCGGTGTTTGAAATTGTCGAGTTGTATCTGGTGCCTGAGCGAAAGAGCGAATGGCCCGGTTATTATCCTCACTACTACGATCCATGGCCTTATTGGCATCGTTACCCCTACTGGTATCGCCACCCCTATTGGTGGTAA
- a CDS encoding UbiX family flavin prenyltransferase: MEKIVLAITGASGSIYGLRLAEELLRSGCQVVLLLSRAGRQVLRHETGLDWTGELALRRERIDAHFQMGEALQHYDEDDLFAPVASGSSAADAMLVAPCSMGCVGRLAAGLGGNLIERCADVSLKEGRPLLLVPRETPFNQLHLENLLRLSQAGARIVPAMPAFYQQPTSVEEMVDFVVGKTLDQLGIDHRLYRRWGDG, translated from the coding sequence ATGGAGAAGATCGTTCTGGCCATTACCGGTGCTTCGGGGAGCATTTACGGACTGCGCCTGGCCGAGGAACTGTTACGCTCCGGCTGCCAGGTGGTGCTGCTTTTGAGCCGTGCGGGCCGTCAGGTGCTGCGTCACGAAACCGGTCTCGATTGGACGGGGGAGTTGGCCCTTCGCCGGGAACGGATTGATGCCCACTTCCAGATGGGAGAAGCGCTGCAGCATTACGATGAGGACGATCTTTTCGCACCGGTGGCCAGTGGCTCCTCGGCCGCCGATGCTATGCTGGTAGCGCCCTGTTCCATGGGCTGTGTCGGCCGTCTTGCAGCAGGATTGGGCGGCAATCTGATCGAGCGCTGTGCCGACGTCTCTCTTAAAGAAGGCCGTCCTTTATTACTGGTGCCTCGCGAAACACCTTTCAATCAACTTCACCTGGAAAACCTGTTACGCCTGTCCCAGGCCGGCGCCCGCATCGTACCGGCCATGCCGGCCTTTTATCAGCAGCCCACCAGCGTTGAGGAAATGGTCGATTTCGTAGTTGGCAAGACGCTGGACCAGCTGGGTATCGATCACCGACTTTATCGTCGCTGGGGCGATGGCTAA
- a CDS encoding UbiD family decarboxylase, protein MIPQQVTDLRDFLDLLEARDELCRIVPEVDPHLEIAAITDRVCKGAAGRRALWFEQVRGHRSPVLTNLFGSLQRAAWAVGLEEIDHLRTSLLSELARHSDASAADRLCRLLSEPAWQPQIVANGLCQDRVMESPDLRQLPALQCWPGDGGRFLTQPLVFTRDPETGRDNCGMYRVQLFGRDEATLRWRPGSGGARHQDAWAERGEAMPVAIALGGDPAAIYASSVPLPEGADELALAGWLRRRPLVMTSCLTNELAVPVAAEFVIEGMVEPGASRLEGPFGNHRGGYDPVAPASLLRVTAITHRRNPLFPATITGPPPMESGYLAKLSERLLLALLQIDFSQIVDINMPMETIFHGVALLAVRRQRDGDIAELARSLWGRKPFNQAKLLLFVDEQTDVQDARGCFWRAINRVDARRDLLHDGPRLAIDATRLAGNSLAPDPAVNALLDRRWSEYGLDL, encoded by the coding sequence ATGATCCCGCAACAGGTAACCGATCTGCGTGATTTTTTGGACCTGCTCGAGGCGCGGGACGAGCTGTGCAGGATTGTGCCGGAGGTCGATCCCCACCTGGAGATCGCCGCCATCACCGATCGGGTCTGTAAGGGTGCTGCCGGGCGCCGCGCTCTGTGGTTCGAGCAGGTGCGTGGCCACCGGTCCCCGGTTTTGACCAATCTGTTCGGTTCGCTGCAACGGGCGGCTTGGGCGGTGGGTCTGGAAGAGATCGATCATTTGCGGACCAGTTTGCTCAGTGAGCTGGCGCGCCATTCGGATGCCTCTGCCGCGGATCGCCTTTGCCGGCTACTGTCTGAGCCGGCCTGGCAACCGCAGATTGTGGCTAATGGCCTTTGCCAGGACAGGGTGATGGAATCCCCCGATTTGCGCCAGCTACCGGCTTTGCAATGCTGGCCCGGTGACGGCGGGCGGTTTCTTACCCAGCCACTGGTTTTTACCCGCGATCCCGAAACCGGTCGGGATAATTGCGGCATGTACCGGGTGCAACTTTTCGGTCGCGATGAAGCGACCCTGCGCTGGCGGCCCGGCTCTGGCGGCGCCCGGCACCAGGACGCCTGGGCCGAGCGCGGCGAGGCAATGCCGGTGGCCATCGCCCTCGGCGGCGATCCGGCAGCTATTTACGCTTCCAGCGTCCCTTTGCCCGAGGGAGCCGATGAGCTGGCCCTGGCCGGCTGGCTGCGGCGCCGACCGCTGGTTATGACCTCCTGCCTGACCAACGAACTGGCTGTGCCGGTTGCTGCCGAGTTTGTCATCGAAGGTATGGTCGAGCCCGGTGCGAGTCGCTTGGAAGGTCCCTTCGGCAACCACCGCGGCGGATACGATCCGGTCGCCCCGGCTTCCCTGTTGCGGGTCACCGCCATTACCCATCGCCGGAACCCCCTGTTCCCCGCTACGATCACCGGGCCGCCGCCGATGGAGAGCGGTTATCTGGCAAAACTCAGTGAGCGCCTGCTGCTGGCCCTGTTACAGATCGATTTTTCTCAAATTGTCGATATCAACATGCCCATGGAGACGATTTTTCACGGGGTTGCTCTGCTGGCGGTGCGGCGGCAGCGGGATGGCGATATTGCCGAACTGGCCCGCTCCCTTTGGGGACGGAAGCCCTTCAACCAAGCCAAGCTGTTGCTGTTTGTCGATGAGCAGACCGATGTGCAGGACGCGCGAGGCTGTTTCTGGCGGGCTATCAACCGTGTCGATGCCCGGCGGGATCTGCTGCACGACGGGCCACGTCTGGCCATCGATGCTACCCGTCTGGCAGGTAACTCTCTAGCTCCTGATCCCGCTGTGAATGCTTTGCTCGATCGGCGCTGGTCCGAATACGGTCTCGATCTTTGA
- a CDS encoding Slp family lipoprotein — protein MRDTAIKWLVLILVLLAAGCSSHVLSPAAHSTVDLPGGYKEYSRDPEAATGRTLMLAGFIVSNRVSRDGTVLTLLPYTMDKRGVPRSPVKGSGELLARSERILDPARYGPGHLVTLTATYVGREPRIVAEQQFGRPLFEIGEIQWWPREPHYPYGYRYPYRIY, from the coding sequence ATGCGTGACACGGCGATCAAATGGCTTGTGCTGATCTTGGTTCTGCTGGCTGCCGGATGCAGCAGCCATGTTCTGTCTCCTGCTGCCCATTCGACGGTGGATTTACCGGGCGGCTATAAAGAGTACTCCCGCGATCCCGAGGCTGCTACCGGCCGCACCCTTATGCTGGCTGGTTTTATCGTCTCCAACAGGGTGAGCCGTGACGGCACGGTTCTTACCCTGCTGCCTTATACCATGGATAAGCGAGGCGTACCCCGCAGTCCCGTCAAGGGTTCCGGTGAGCTGCTGGCCCGCAGTGAGCGGATTCTCGACCCGGCTCGTTATGGCCCTGGCCATCTTGTCACATTGACCGCTACCTATGTGGGCCGGGAACCCCGCATCGTGGCAGAACAACAGTTCGGTCGTCCCCTGTTCGAGATCGGCGAGATCCAATGGTGGCCCAGGGAACCTCATTATCCTTATGGCTATCGTTATCCGTATCGTATTTATTGA
- a CDS encoding lipid-binding SYLF domain-containing protein, translating to MEQKFARWMALAVLFLCLVPATSVLAGKTQDKVAQASTVMEKIMAIPESAIPPSLLNNAHGIAIIPGVIKAGFVIGGRYGTGVVLVRNAAGNWSNPCMVSLAGGVLAGRSVPNRRMSFWYLRALAASKG from the coding sequence ATGGAGCAGAAATTTGCACGCTGGATGGCTCTGGCCGTCCTGTTTCTTTGCCTGGTGCCGGCAACATCCGTGTTGGCAGGCAAAACCCAAGACAAAGTGGCGCAAGCGAGTACGGTTATGGAGAAGATCATGGCCATCCCAGAATCGGCTATCCCGCCTAGCTTGCTGAACAATGCCCACGGCATCGCTATTATTCCGGGGGTGATAAAGGCTGGTTTTGTGATCGGAGGCCGTTACGGTACCGGTGTGGTGTTGGTGCGAAACGCCGCTGGCAACTGGAGCAACCCCTGTATGGTTTCCCTGGCCGGGGGAGTGTTGGCTGGCAGGTCGGTGCCCAATCGACGGATGTCATTCTGGTATTTAAGAGCGCTCGCAGCATCGAAGGGCTGA
- a CDS encoding hydantoinase B/oxoprolinase family protein, giving the protein MNPLKVDPIRLEVLKNRFASLTEEMGAVLMRTGFSPNIKERRDFSCALFDRSGEMISQAAHIPVHLGSMPLSVSAALQRGDLAPGDMVLLNDPYRGGTHLPDITLVKPVFFADEEQPAFFLANRAHHADVGGMSAGSLPLSNEIFQEGLRIPPVKIVRAGHLDKDLLAMLLANVRTPVEREGDLNAQIAANRVGERRLREVVDRYGLAETERYGYALLDYGERLMREVLAAIPDGQYDFVDQLDDDGNGSLPIPICCKLTVAGTGVTVDFTDSAPQVQGCVNAVRAITLSAVFYVFRLLSPPGMPGSAGAMRPIAVCTRPGTVVDCTFPAAVAGGNVETSQRIVDVLLGALAQALPERIPAASCGTMNNLTIGGCDPRSGQLFAYYETIAGGAGGGPDGPGASGLQTHMTNTLNTPVEALEHAYPLRVRRYSLRSGSGGAGRCRGGDGVVKELQLQGEARITLISDRRRQGPYGLAGGQRGQSGRNALLRNGECRELPGKCTVDGQPGDVLVVETPGGGGWGV; this is encoded by the coding sequence ATGAATCCGTTAAAAGTCGATCCCATTCGTCTGGAAGTGCTTAAAAACCGTTTCGCTTCTCTCACCGAAGAGATGGGTGCGGTGCTCATGCGCACCGGTTTCTCCCCCAACATCAAGGAACGGCGGGATTTTTCCTGTGCTCTGTTCGACCGCAGCGGCGAGATGATTTCCCAGGCGGCCCATATTCCGGTGCATCTCGGTTCCATGCCCTTGTCGGTGTCAGCCGCCCTGCAGCGGGGCGATCTCGCTCCGGGGGATATGGTGTTGCTCAACGACCCCTATCGGGGCGGCACCCATTTGCCGGACATCACTTTGGTCAAACCGGTTTTTTTTGCTGACGAGGAGCAACCGGCCTTTTTTCTTGCCAACCGTGCCCACCACGCCGATGTCGGCGGTATGAGCGCCGGATCCCTGCCCCTTTCCAACGAAATCTTCCAGGAAGGATTACGGATTCCTCCGGTCAAGATCGTCCGTGCCGGCCACCTCGATAAGGACCTGCTGGCGATGCTGTTGGCCAACGTACGCACTCCGGTGGAACGGGAAGGGGATCTCAACGCCCAGATCGCGGCCAATCGGGTTGGCGAACGACGTTTGCGGGAAGTGGTGGACCGTTACGGTTTGGCGGAAACGGAGCGCTACGGCTACGCCCTGCTCGATTATGGCGAACGGTTGATGCGGGAAGTGTTGGCCGCTATTCCCGACGGCCAGTATGATTTTGTGGACCAGCTCGACGATGACGGCAACGGTTCGTTGCCGATTCCCATCTGCTGTAAGCTGACCGTAGCCGGTACCGGTGTCACTGTCGATTTTACTGACAGCGCCCCGCAGGTGCAGGGGTGCGTCAATGCGGTGCGAGCCATCACCCTGTCGGCGGTGTTTTACGTTTTTCGCTTGTTGTCGCCACCGGGCATGCCCGGTAGTGCCGGCGCTATGCGGCCTATCGCCGTGTGCACCCGACCGGGGACGGTGGTCGATTGCACCTTTCCCGCAGCGGTGGCCGGCGGAAATGTCGAGACTTCGCAGCGTATCGTCGATGTGCTGCTCGGTGCGCTGGCCCAGGCTTTGCCGGAACGGATCCCGGCGGCCAGCTGCGGCACCATGAATAATTTGACGATCGGTGGTTGTGATCCCCGAAGCGGTCAACTTTTTGCCTATTATGAAACGATCGCCGGCGGTGCCGGTGGCGGGCCGGATGGCCCTGGTGCCAGTGGCCTGCAGACCCATATGACCAACACCCTCAATACCCCGGTAGAGGCTCTCGAGCACGCCTACCCCCTGCGAGTACGGCGCTATTCATTGCGTTCGGGCAGTGGCGGGGCAGGGCGCTGCCGCGGCGGTGACGGGGTGGTTAAAGAATTGCAGCTGCAGGGCGAGGCCCGCATCACCCTGATCAGCGACCGGCGTCGGCAGGGACCGTACGGGTTGGCCGGAGGTCAGCGGGGTCAATCGGGCCGCAATGCTCTGTTGCGCAATGGCGAATGCCGGGAGCTGCCCGGTAAATGCACCGTCGACGGTCAGCCCGGTGACGTGCTGGTGGTTGAGACGCCGGGCGGCGGGGGATGGGGAGTTTGA
- a CDS encoding cob(I)yrinic acid a,c-diamide adenosyltransferase, with protein MTEKASKPLKIDRLMPEIPHGLIVVITGNGKGKTSSALGMTLRACGHGLRTCIIQFMKGDLYAGEWDGVKQLKGVELISTGKGFCGIKGNPYPFEEHRANAQEAIRLVKEKIASGKFDILIMDEINNALHLKLVDLEQVLEVLQGKPPLMHLILTGRDAHPQVIELADTVSEVREIKHAFRKDIEPQPGIDY; from the coding sequence ATGACCGAAAAAGCGAGCAAACCGTTGAAAATCGATCGCCTGATGCCGGAAATCCCCCATGGTCTGATCGTGGTGATTACCGGCAATGGCAAGGGCAAGACCTCTTCGGCTCTGGGTATGACTCTGCGCGCATGCGGTCACGGCTTGCGTACCTGCATCATTCAATTCATGAAGGGCGATCTCTATGCCGGAGAATGGGACGGCGTCAAGCAACTCAAGGGCGTGGAACTGATCTCTACCGGCAAGGGCTTCTGCGGTATAAAAGGTAATCCTTACCCCTTTGAGGAACACCGGGCCAACGCTCAGGAGGCGATTCGGCTGGTCAAGGAAAAGATCGCCTCGGGCAAGTTCGATATCCTGATTATGGACGAAATCAACAATGCCCTGCATCTTAAGCTGGTCGATCTTGAGCAGGTGTTGGAGGTCCTGCAGGGCAAGCCGCCTCTCATGCACTTGATTCTTACCGGCCGCGATGCCCATCCGCAGGTGATTGAGCTGGCCGATACGGTCAGCGAGGTGCGCGAGATCAAACATGCCTTTCGCAAGGATATCGAACCGCAACCGGGCATCGATTACTGA